From the Besnoitia besnoiti strain Bb-Ger1 chromosome Unknown contig00031, whole genome shotgun sequence genome, the window CAGAtaactgaagctagactccatgttacacttactaaaatgggattcctaggttgatataaactacctttttctggggagtatatactacgagttggactactgtttagatcttgaaggtctttgtttaccggatccaagttctcttgtgcttttcatgaccatcatgttaagtgcattaagtatagtggtatccagcgtatatttgaaaaaccaacatttgtatacaagctgtacgaatatcatgacattcactttggtagtcgccttcttaatgttagtctgtacggaatacttaggactatctctttatattaatgataatgcatttggtaatggacttttcatcttaactggtatacattttagccatgttattgttggagctatccttgtattcttcactcaaagtatctatagttctttagttacttacatgcctacaagctctataatgctaagcaaatctaaaggtatgttatgcaagatctttacagaaccattcactattttatatctacactttgtagaaaccatgtggatattaatccacattacattctatctctaaatcatataacggtcgtaaggtacgccggggataacaggtcagataatattgggagttctaatcctcggattgtatcagcacctccatgtcggctcattactcccttgttattgaacaagattcagttaggaacgctagttcaccgtcagatgtaatacgtgagctgggttaagaacgtctggagacagtttgttccctatctaccatattatctaattggtttaattttcttacaaacggcttttggtttgattgaattatcgcacccagataactccataccagtgaaccggtttgtaactccgcttcatatcgtacctgaatggtactttttagcatattatgttaaagtaatcccatccaaaaccggtggtttgttagtatttatgtcctctctcattaacttagctcttttatctgaaattcgagctttgaatactcgaatgttgatacgacaacatttta encodes:
- a CDS encoding uncharacterized protein (encoded by transcript BESB_050880), with amino-acid sequence MTIMLSALSIVVSSVYLKNQHLYTSCTNIMTFTLVVAFLMLVCTEYLGLSLYINDNAFGNGLFILTGIHFSHVIVGAILVFFTQSIYSSLVTYMPTSSIMLSKSKGMLCKIFTEPFTILYLHFVETMWILIHITFYL
- a CDS encoding uncharacterized protein (encoded by transcript BESB_050890), with product MSAHYSLVIEQDSFVPYLPYYLIGLIFLQTAFGLIELSHPDNSIPVNRFVTPLHIVPEWYFLAYYVKVIPSKTGGLLVFMSSLINLALLSEIRALNTRMLIRQHFMTRNVVSGWVIIWVYSMIFLIIIGSAIPQATYILYGRLATIVYLTTGLVLCLY